One segment of Passer domesticus isolate bPasDom1 chromosome 28, bPasDom1.hap1, whole genome shotgun sequence DNA contains the following:
- the TMEM230 gene encoding transmembrane protein 230, which translates to MMPSRTNLSAGIPSSKVKYSKLASTDDGYIDLQFKKSPPKIPYKAIALAVVLFMIGTFLIIIGALLLAGYISKGETERAIPVLIIGILVFLPGFYHLRIAYYASKGYRGYSYDDIPDFDD; encoded by the exons ATGATGCCATCCAGGACCAATCTCTCCGCTGGGATCCCCAGCAGCAAAGTGAAATATTCCAAACTCGCCAGCACCGATGATGGATACATTGACCTGCAG TTCAAGAAGAgcccacccaaaatcccctacAAGGCCATCGCGCTGGCTGTGGTGCTCTTCATGATCGGGACCTTCCTCATCATCATcggggccctgctgctggcagggtaCATCAGCAAAGGG gagaCCGAGCGCGCCATCCCGGTGCTCATCATCGGCATCCTGGTGTTCCTGCCCGGCTTCTACCACCTGCGCATCGCCTACTACGCCTCCAAGGGCTACCGGGGCTACTCCTACGACGACATCCCCGACTTCGACGACTGA